The genomic segment CAGACCCTTCGATGGCCGGAACCTGCCCTGATTATAGGAGCAGGAAAATTTTGTTTGCAACTTGACCCGTTGCGTATCAGGATTAGCTGATATTCATGTGGCTGCAGGGCCCTGCACGAGGATCTAAAACGGGAGGTCGAAAGAATGGCTGACAAGACACTGGATGCCAAAGGTCTGAACTGCCCTCTGCCCATTCTGCGGGCGAAGAAGGCACTCAAAGAGATGGAAGCCGGCCAGATTCTGGCGGTGGAAGCAACGGATCCCGGTTCGGCCAAGGATTTCGAATCCTTCTGCGCCCAAACCGGCAACCAAATGGTGAAGGCTTCGGAAGCGAGCGGAGTCTACTACTACGAAATCCGCAAATCCTAGGGGGATGCCATGTCCAAGCGTCTGGCCATCATCGCCACCAAGGGCACCCTGGATATGGCCTATCCGCCCTTGATTCTGGCCACTACCGCAGCGGCACTCGACTACGAGGTCTATATCTTCTGGACCTTTTACGGGTTGCAGGTGCTGAAGAAGGAGCGGGATCTCAAAATCTCCCCTCTGGGCAATCCCGCCATGCCCATGCCGGTTCCCATGCCGGTGCTGGTGCAGGCGCTGCCCGGAATGGAGGCCATGGCCACCACCATGATGAAACAGAAGATGGCCCGGAAAGGTGTGGCCAGCATTCAGGATCTGCTGGACATGGCCATCGAGTCGGAGGTCAAGATGATCGCCTGTCAGATGACGGTGGATCTCTTCGACTTCAAACATTCGGACCTGATCGACGGTCTGGAATTTGCCGGTGCGGCGCGGTTTTTCGAAGTGGCTCACGGAGCCGATATCACTCTCTTCATCTGAGAGGACTGTCCGGAGCGCGTCATACCGGTTGGCAGGGAAAAACCCGGCATTTTGCCGGGTTTTTTCGTCATGGGTCATTGATCACGACGTAGGCATGGCTTAAAAAGAAAATTTTGGCCTTTTTCCGGAGTGGATGATGAGCGAACCCTTTGGCGCCTTGATGAGTAATTACGCCCGCATGCCGGTTGCCTTCGTGCGGGGTGAGGGAACGCGCCTTTGGGACGAGGAGGGCAAGGAGTATCTCGACTTCCTGGCGGGTATCGGCGTGAACAATCTGGGCCATTGCCATCCGAAGGTGGTGGCGGCCATCCGGGACCAGGCCGGGAAGGTGCTGCACACCTCCAATCTCTATCGCATCCCCTTGCAGGAGAAGCTGGCCAGACGACTGGCCGAGACCTGTTTCGCCGATCAGGTCTTTTTCTGCAATTCCGGCGCGGAGGCCAACGAGGCGGCCATCAAGCTGGTGCGCAAATACATGAAGGATCATGGTCGTCCCGGTCGCTTCGAGATCATCACGGCCTGCAACAGCTTTCACGGACGGACCATGGCCACCCTGTCGGCCACCGGGCAGGAGAAGATCCAACAGGGGTACGATCCCCTGTTGCCCGGATTCCGTCATGTTCCCTTCGGCGATGTCGCCGCGCTGGAGCGCTCCATTGGCCCCTATACCGCCGCCATTCTGGTGGAGCCGATACAGGGTGAGGCGGGGATCAACATTCCGCCGGAGGGCTATCTGGAGGCTCTGCGGGCCATTGCCGACAAGCATTCGCTGCTGCTGGTGCTGGATGAGGTGCAGACGGGCATGGGGCGTACCGGTCGTCTGTGGTGTCATCAGTGGGGCAGCGTCAAGCCGGATATCATGACCGCGTCCAAGGCCATCGCCTCCGGCGTGCCCATGGGGGCCTGCCTGGCCACCTCCGCCGTTGCCGCCTCCTTCACCCCCGGCAGCCACGGTTCCACCTTCGGCGGCGGTCCCCTGGCCTGCGCTGCGGCGCTCGCCACCCTGGAAGCGTTGTTGGACGACGGCGTTCTGGACGGGGTGGTGTTGCGGGGTGAACGGCTCATGGCCGGTTTGCAGACCCTCAAAAGTCGGCACAAACTGGTCAAGGAGGTGCGTGGACGCGGCCTGATGGCGGCGGTGGAGTTGAACGCTTCCGCCGAGGATGTGCGGGCCATCGCCTTTTCCAGGGGATTGCTGGTCAGTTGCCAGATGGGCACCACCCTGAGGTTGCTGCCTCCCCTGACGGTCAGTTTCGACGAGATCGACCGGGCTGTTGCCGTGCTTGACCATGTATTGACGGATCTCTTTTAATCGCTTTTTCTCTCTGGATACGATCATGCGGGCACATCTGCGTCACCTGTTGACCTTGGAAGAGATCTCCACCGGAGAGCTGGAGGACATTCTGCGCCGCACGGCGAAGCTGAAACGCCTGCAGCGCAAGGGGCGCGTGGTCAAGACCCTGGAAGGGCGAACCCTGGCCATGATCTTCGAGAAGAACTCCACCCGCACCCGCGTCTCTTTCGAAGCGGGCATGTTTCAAATGGGAGGACACGCTCTGTTCCTGTCGAGCCGTGACCTGCAGCTCGGGCGTGGCGAAAGCATCGCCGACAGCGCCCGGGTCCTCTCCCGGTATGTCGATGCCATCATGATCCGCACCTATTCCCACGCCATCGTGGAAGAGTTGGCCCTTCATGCCACCGTGCCGGTCATCAACGGGCTTTCCGACGATTATCATCCCTGCCAGGTTCTGGCGGATCTCTTCACCTATCGGGAAAAGCGGGGTTCCCTGAAGGGGAAGCGGGTTGCCTGGGTGGGGGACGGCAACAATATGGCCTACTCCTGGGCCATGGCGGCGGCTCGCGTCGGTTTTCGACTGGTCATGGCCTGTCCGGCGGGGTATGAACCCCAGCCGCATTTCCTGGAAAAAGCCCAATGTCTGGCAGGGGCTCCCGCCTCGACCCGCATCGAGGTGTTGCGTGATCCCCGGGATGCGGTGCGGGGCGCGGATCTGGTGGTGACCGATACCTGGACCTCGATGGGGCAGGAAAAGGAGCGCGCCGTGCGTCTGCAGGCCTTTGCCGGCTATTGCGTGGACGAGTCCCTCATGGCGTTGGCGGCCCCCGATGCGCTGTTCATGCATTGCCTGCCCGCCCACCGTGGCGAAGAGGCCAGCGACGCCGTGCTGGACGGCCCGCAGTCCGTGGTCTGGGACGAGGCGGAAAACCGGCTGCATGTGCAAAAGGCCATTCTGGAATGGTTGATTTTGGGTAATGCGAAGGGAAAGTAGTGAAGCCTGGTTCATTTCATGGAGCGAAAACAATGGCTGAAACTGTAAAAAAAGTGGTGCTGGCCTATTCCGGCGGACTGGACACCTCCATCATCCTCAAATGGCTGCAGGATACCTATCATTGCGAGGTGGTGGCCTTCGCCGCCGATCTCGGTCAAGGGGAGGAGTTGGAAGAGGCGCGGCAGAAAGCCTTGCGCTTCGGGGTCAAGGAGGTCTTCGTGGAAGATCTCAAGGAGACCTTCGTGGCCGACTTCGTCTTCCCCATGTATCGGGCCAACGCCCTCTACGAAGGGTGTTACCATCTGGGCACCTCCATCGCCCGTCCCCTGATCGCCCAGAAGCAGATTGAAATCGCCAACGCCGTGGGCGCCGACGCCGTCTCCCACGGGGCCACCGGCAAGGGCAACGACCAGGTGCGTTTCGAGCTGGCCTACTACGCCCTGCGGCCCGACATCCGGGTCATCGCCCCCTGGCGGGAGTGGGATCTGACCTCGCGGGAAAAGCTTTTCGCCTACGCCGATCGTCACGGCATTCCGGTGCCCCGTGACAAGCGGGGCGGTACGCCCTACTCCATGGATCGCAACCTGCTGCACCTCTCCTTCGAGGGCAAGGTGCTGGAGGATCCCTGGAACGAGCCGGACGAAGAGATGTTCGTGTTGAGCGTTTCGCCCGAAAAGGCGCCGGACAAGGCCCGCTATCTGGAGATCACCTTCCGGGGCGGCGATCCGGTGGCCCTGGATGGCGAGGTGATGTCGGCGGCGACTCTCTTGACCCAGCTCAACCGGTTGGGGGGTGAAAACGGTATCGGACGCCTCGATCTGGTGGAAAACCGCTATGTGGGCATGAAATCCCGTGGCGTGTACGAAACGCCGGGCGGCACTATTCTGGGCGTGGCCCATCGGGCCATGGAGTCCCTCACCCTCGATCGGGAAGTGGCCCATCTCAAGGACGAACTGGCGCCGCGCTACGCCACGTTGATCTACAACGGCTACTGGTTCAGCCCGGAACGCAAGTTGTTGCAAACCCTCATCGATGCCTCCCAGAGCGTGGTCAACGGCGTGGTGCGGGTCAAACTCTACAAGGGCAGCGTGACCGTGGTGGGGCGCAAATCCGAAAACAGCCTCTTCGACGCCAACATCGCCACCTTCGAGGACGATCAGGGGGCTTACAATCAACGCGACGCCGGGGGCTTCATCAAGCTCAATGCGTTGCGCATGCGCATTGCCGCCATGCTGGGGCGGACGTGAGGATCATCCGTCCATGAACGACAAGCCCTGGAGTGGTCGTTTCACTCAACCCACCGACCGGTTCGTGGAGGCCTTTTCGGCCTCCATCGCTTTCGATTCCAGGCTCTACCGGGAGGATATCGCCGGTTCGGTGGCCCACTGCCGCATGCTGGCCCGCCAGGGAGTCCTTCCCGGCGAGGAGGCGCAACGCATCATCGCCGGGCTGGAACAGGTTCGGGGCGAGCTGGATCGCGGCGAGCTGCCCTTTCAGGACTC from the Magnetococcales bacterium genome contains:
- a CDS encoding sulfurtransferase TusA family protein, producing MADKTLDAKGLNCPLPILRAKKALKEMEAGQILAVEATDPGSAKDFESFCAQTGNQMVKASEASGVYYYEIRKS
- a CDS encoding DsrE/DsrF/DrsH-like family protein, which codes for MSKRLAIIATKGTLDMAYPPLILATTAAALDYEVYIFWTFYGLQVLKKERDLKISPLGNPAMPMPVPMPVLVQALPGMEAMATTMMKQKMARKGVASIQDLLDMAIESEVKMIACQMTVDLFDFKHSDLIDGLEFAGAARFFEVAHGADITLFI
- a CDS encoding aspartate aminotransferase family protein yields the protein MSEPFGALMSNYARMPVAFVRGEGTRLWDEEGKEYLDFLAGIGVNNLGHCHPKVVAAIRDQAGKVLHTSNLYRIPLQEKLARRLAETCFADQVFFCNSGAEANEAAIKLVRKYMKDHGRPGRFEIITACNSFHGRTMATLSATGQEKIQQGYDPLLPGFRHVPFGDVAALERSIGPYTAAILVEPIQGEAGINIPPEGYLEALRAIADKHSLLLVLDEVQTGMGRTGRLWCHQWGSVKPDIMTASKAIASGVPMGACLATSAVAASFTPGSHGSTFGGGPLACAAALATLEALLDDGVLDGVVLRGERLMAGLQTLKSRHKLVKEVRGRGLMAAVELNASAEDVRAIAFSRGLLVSCQMGTTLRLLPPLTVSFDEIDRAVAVLDHVLTDLF
- the argF gene encoding ornithine carbamoyltransferase, with the translated sequence MRAHLRHLLTLEEISTGELEDILRRTAKLKRLQRKGRVVKTLEGRTLAMIFEKNSTRTRVSFEAGMFQMGGHALFLSSRDLQLGRGESIADSARVLSRYVDAIMIRTYSHAIVEELALHATVPVINGLSDDYHPCQVLADLFTYREKRGSLKGKRVAWVGDGNNMAYSWAMAAARVGFRLVMACPAGYEPQPHFLEKAQCLAGAPASTRIEVLRDPRDAVRGADLVVTDTWTSMGQEKERAVRLQAFAGYCVDESLMALAAPDALFMHCLPAHRGEEASDAVLDGPQSVVWDEAENRLHVQKAILEWLILGNAKGK
- a CDS encoding argininosuccinate synthase; translation: MAETVKKVVLAYSGGLDTSIILKWLQDTYHCEVVAFAADLGQGEELEEARQKALRFGVKEVFVEDLKETFVADFVFPMYRANALYEGCYHLGTSIARPLIAQKQIEIANAVGADAVSHGATGKGNDQVRFELAYYALRPDIRVIAPWREWDLTSREKLFAYADRHGIPVPRDKRGGTPYSMDRNLLHLSFEGKVLEDPWNEPDEEMFVLSVSPEKAPDKARYLEITFRGGDPVALDGEVMSAATLLTQLNRLGGENGIGRLDLVENRYVGMKSRGVYETPGGTILGVAHRAMESLTLDREVAHLKDELAPRYATLIYNGYWFSPERKLLQTLIDASQSVVNGVVRVKLYKGSVTVVGRKSENSLFDANIATFEDDQGAYNQRDAGGFIKLNALRMRIAAMLGRT